Proteins encoded by one window of Homo sapiens chromosome 10, GRCh38.p14 Primary Assembly:
- the LIPF gene encoding gastric triacylglycerol lipase isoform 4 precursor (isoform 4 precursor is encoded by transcript variant 4), translating into MFSNANSRSKMWLLLTMASLISVLGTTHGLFGKLHPGSPEVTMNISQMITYWGYPNEEYEVVTEDGYILEVNRIPYGKKNSGNTDAGYDVWLGNSRGNTWARRNLYYSPDSVEFWAFSFDEMAKYDLPATIDFIVKKTGQKQLHYVGHSQGTTIGFIAFSTNPSLAKRIKTFYALAPVATVKYTKSLINKLRFVPQSLFKFIFGDKIFYPHNFFDQFLATEVCSREMLNLLCSNALFIICGFDSKNFNTSRLDVYLSHNPAGTSVQNMFHWTQAVKSGKFQAYDWGSPVQNRMHYDQSQPPYYNVTAMNVPIAVWNGGKDLLADPQDVGLLLPKLPNLIYHKEIPFYNHLDFIWAMDAPQEVYNDIVSMISEDKK; encoded by the exons ATGTTCTCCAACGCAAACA gcAGGTCCAAAATGTGGCTGCTTTTAACAATGGCAAGTTTGATATCTGTACTGGGGACTACACATGGTTTGTTTGGAAAATTACATCCTGGAAGCCCTGAAGTGACTATGAACATT AGTCAGATGATTACTTATTGGGGATACCCAAATGAAGAATATGAAGTTGTGACTGAAGATGGTTATATTCTTGAAGTCAATAGAATTCCTTATGGGAAGAAAAATTCAGGGAATACAG ATGCTGGTTATGATGTGTGGCTGGGCAACAGCAGAGGAAACACCTGGGCCAGAAGAAACTTGTACTATTCACCAGATTCAGTTGAATTCTGGGCTTTCAG CTTTGATGAAATGGCTAAATATGACCTTCCAGCCACAATCGACTTCATTGTAaagaaaactggacagaagcagcTACACTATGTTGGCCATTCCCAGGGCACCACCATTG GttttattgccttttccaccaatCCCAGCCTGGCTAAAAGAATCAAAACCTTCTATGCTCTAGCTCCTGTTGCCACTGTGAAGTATACAAAAAGCCTTATAAACAAACTTAGATTTGTTCCTCAATCCCTCTTCAAG tttatatttgGTGACAAAATATTCTACCCACACAACTTCTTTGATCAATTTCTTGCTACTGAAGTGTGCTCCCGTGAGATGCTGAATCTCCTTTGCAGCAATGCCTTATTTATAATTTGTGGATTTGACAGTAAGAACTTTAACACG AGTCGCTTGGATGTGTATCTATCACATAATCCAGCAGGAACTTCTGTTCAAAACATGTTCCATTGGACCCAG GCTGTTAAGTCTGGGAAATTCCAAGCTTATGACTGGGGAAGCCCAGTTCAGAATAGGATGCACTATGATCAG TCCCAACCTCCCTACTACAATGTGACAGCCATGAATGTACCAATTGCAGTGTGGAACGGTGGCAAGGACCTGTTGGCTGACCCCCAAGATGTTGGCCTTTTGCTTCCAAAACTCCCCAATCTTATTTACCACAAGGAGATTCCTTTTTACAATCACTTGGACTTTATCTGGGCAATGGATGCCCCTCAAGAAGTTTACAATGACATTGTTTCTATGATATCAGAAGATAAAAAGTAG
- the LIPF gene encoding gastric triacylglycerol lipase isoform 1 precursor (isoform 1 precursor is encoded by transcript variant 1) — translation MFSNANSRSKMWLLLTMASLISVLGTTHGLFGKLHPGSPEVTMNISQMITYWGYPNEEYEVVTEDGYILEVNRIPYGKKNSGNTGQRPVVFLQHGLLASATNWISNLPNNSLAFILADAGYDVWLGNSRGNTWARRNLYYSPDSVEFWAFSFDEMAKYDLPATIDFIVKKTGQKQLHYVGHSQGTTIGFIAFSTNPSLAKRIKTFYALAPVATVKYTKSLINKLRFVPQSLFKFIFGDKIFYPHNFFDQFLATEVCSREMLNLLCSNALFIICGFDSKNFNTSRLDVYLSHNPAGTSVQNMFHWTQAVKSGKFQAYDWGSPVQNRMHYDQSQPPYYNVTAMNVPIAVWNGGKDLLADPQDVGLLLPKLPNLIYHKEIPFYNHLDFIWAMDAPQEVYNDIVSMISEDKK, via the exons ATGTTCTCCAACGCAAACA gcAGGTCCAAAATGTGGCTGCTTTTAACAATGGCAAGTTTGATATCTGTACTGGGGACTACACATGGTTTGTTTGGAAAATTACATCCTGGAAGCCCTGAAGTGACTATGAACATT AGTCAGATGATTACTTATTGGGGATACCCAAATGAAGAATATGAAGTTGTGACTGAAGATGGTTATATTCTTGAAGTCAATAGAATTCCTTATGGGAAGAAAAATTCAGGGAATACAG GCCAGAGACCTGTTGTGTTTTTGCAGCATGGTTTGCTTGCATCAGCCACAAACTGGATTTCCAACCTGCCGAACAACAGCCTTGCCTTCATTCTGGCAGATGCTGGTTATGATGTGTGGCTGGGCAACAGCAGAGGAAACACCTGGGCCAGAAGAAACTTGTACTATTCACCAGATTCAGTTGAATTCTGGGCTTTCAG CTTTGATGAAATGGCTAAATATGACCTTCCAGCCACAATCGACTTCATTGTAaagaaaactggacagaagcagcTACACTATGTTGGCCATTCCCAGGGCACCACCATTG GttttattgccttttccaccaatCCCAGCCTGGCTAAAAGAATCAAAACCTTCTATGCTCTAGCTCCTGTTGCCACTGTGAAGTATACAAAAAGCCTTATAAACAAACTTAGATTTGTTCCTCAATCCCTCTTCAAG tttatatttgGTGACAAAATATTCTACCCACACAACTTCTTTGATCAATTTCTTGCTACTGAAGTGTGCTCCCGTGAGATGCTGAATCTCCTTTGCAGCAATGCCTTATTTATAATTTGTGGATTTGACAGTAAGAACTTTAACACG AGTCGCTTGGATGTGTATCTATCACATAATCCAGCAGGAACTTCTGTTCAAAACATGTTCCATTGGACCCAG GCTGTTAAGTCTGGGAAATTCCAAGCTTATGACTGGGGAAGCCCAGTTCAGAATAGGATGCACTATGATCAG TCCCAACCTCCCTACTACAATGTGACAGCCATGAATGTACCAATTGCAGTGTGGAACGGTGGCAAGGACCTGTTGGCTGACCCCCAAGATGTTGGCCTTTTGCTTCCAAAACTCCCCAATCTTATTTACCACAAGGAGATTCCTTTTTACAATCACTTGGACTTTATCTGGGCAATGGATGCCCCTCAAGAAGTTTACAATGACATTGTTTCTATGATATCAGAAGATAAAAAGTAG
- the LIPF gene encoding gastric triacylglycerol lipase isoform 2 precursor (isoform 2 precursor is encoded by transcript variant 2), whose product MWLLLTMASLISVLGTTHGLFGKLHPGSPEVTMNISQMITYWGYPNEEYEVVTEDGYILEVNRIPYGKKNSGNTGQRPVVFLQHGLLASATNWISNLPNNSLAFILADAGYDVWLGNSRGNTWARRNLYYSPDSVEFWAFSFDEMAKYDLPATIDFIVKKTGQKQLHYVGHSQGTTIGFIAFSTNPSLAKRIKTFYALAPVATVKYTKSLINKLRFVPQSLFKFIFGDKIFYPHNFFDQFLATEVCSREMLNLLCSNALFIICGFDSKNFNTSRLDVYLSHNPAGTSVQNMFHWTQAVKSGKFQAYDWGSPVQNRMHYDQSQPPYYNVTAMNVPIAVWNGGKDLLADPQDVGLLLPKLPNLIYHKEIPFYNHLDFIWAMDAPQEVYNDIVSMISEDKK is encoded by the exons ATGTGGCTGCTTTTAACAATGGCAAGTTTGATATCTGTACTGGGGACTACACATGGTTTGTTTGGAAAATTACATCCTGGAAGCCCTGAAGTGACTATGAACATT AGTCAGATGATTACTTATTGGGGATACCCAAATGAAGAATATGAAGTTGTGACTGAAGATGGTTATATTCTTGAAGTCAATAGAATTCCTTATGGGAAGAAAAATTCAGGGAATACAG GCCAGAGACCTGTTGTGTTTTTGCAGCATGGTTTGCTTGCATCAGCCACAAACTGGATTTCCAACCTGCCGAACAACAGCCTTGCCTTCATTCTGGCAGATGCTGGTTATGATGTGTGGCTGGGCAACAGCAGAGGAAACACCTGGGCCAGAAGAAACTTGTACTATTCACCAGATTCAGTTGAATTCTGGGCTTTCAG CTTTGATGAAATGGCTAAATATGACCTTCCAGCCACAATCGACTTCATTGTAaagaaaactggacagaagcagcTACACTATGTTGGCCATTCCCAGGGCACCACCATTG GttttattgccttttccaccaatCCCAGCCTGGCTAAAAGAATCAAAACCTTCTATGCTCTAGCTCCTGTTGCCACTGTGAAGTATACAAAAAGCCTTATAAACAAACTTAGATTTGTTCCTCAATCCCTCTTCAAG tttatatttgGTGACAAAATATTCTACCCACACAACTTCTTTGATCAATTTCTTGCTACTGAAGTGTGCTCCCGTGAGATGCTGAATCTCCTTTGCAGCAATGCCTTATTTATAATTTGTGGATTTGACAGTAAGAACTTTAACACG AGTCGCTTGGATGTGTATCTATCACATAATCCAGCAGGAACTTCTGTTCAAAACATGTTCCATTGGACCCAG GCTGTTAAGTCTGGGAAATTCCAAGCTTATGACTGGGGAAGCCCAGTTCAGAATAGGATGCACTATGATCAG TCCCAACCTCCCTACTACAATGTGACAGCCATGAATGTACCAATTGCAGTGTGGAACGGTGGCAAGGACCTGTTGGCTGACCCCCAAGATGTTGGCCTTTTGCTTCCAAAACTCCCCAATCTTATTTACCACAAGGAGATTCCTTTTTACAATCACTTGGACTTTATCTGGGCAATGGATGCCCCTCAAGAAGTTTACAATGACATTGTTTCTATGATATCAGAAGATAAAAAGTAG
- the LIPF gene encoding gastric triacylglycerol lipase isoform 3 precursor (isoform 3 precursor is encoded by transcript variant 3): MWLLLTMASLISVLGTTHGLFGKLHPGSPEVTMNISQMITYWGYPNEEYEVVTEDGYILEVNRIPYGKKNSGNTDAGYDVWLGNSRGNTWARRNLYYSPDSVEFWAFSFDEMAKYDLPATIDFIVKKTGQKQLHYVGHSQGTTIGFIAFSTNPSLAKRIKTFYALAPVATVKYTKSLINKLRFVPQSLFKFIFGDKIFYPHNFFDQFLATEVCSREMLNLLCSNALFIICGFDSKNFNTSRLDVYLSHNPAGTSVQNMFHWTQAVKSGKFQAYDWGSPVQNRMHYDQSQPPYYNVTAMNVPIAVWNGGKDLLADPQDVGLLLPKLPNLIYHKEIPFYNHLDFIWAMDAPQEVYNDIVSMISEDKK, encoded by the exons ATGTGGCTGCTTTTAACAATGGCAAGTTTGATATCTGTACTGGGGACTACACATGGTTTGTTTGGAAAATTACATCCTGGAAGCCCTGAAGTGACTATGAACATT AGTCAGATGATTACTTATTGGGGATACCCAAATGAAGAATATGAAGTTGTGACTGAAGATGGTTATATTCTTGAAGTCAATAGAATTCCTTATGGGAAGAAAAATTCAGGGAATACAG ATGCTGGTTATGATGTGTGGCTGGGCAACAGCAGAGGAAACACCTGGGCCAGAAGAAACTTGTACTATTCACCAGATTCAGTTGAATTCTGGGCTTTCAG CTTTGATGAAATGGCTAAATATGACCTTCCAGCCACAATCGACTTCATTGTAaagaaaactggacagaagcagcTACACTATGTTGGCCATTCCCAGGGCACCACCATTG GttttattgccttttccaccaatCCCAGCCTGGCTAAAAGAATCAAAACCTTCTATGCTCTAGCTCCTGTTGCCACTGTGAAGTATACAAAAAGCCTTATAAACAAACTTAGATTTGTTCCTCAATCCCTCTTCAAG tttatatttgGTGACAAAATATTCTACCCACACAACTTCTTTGATCAATTTCTTGCTACTGAAGTGTGCTCCCGTGAGATGCTGAATCTCCTTTGCAGCAATGCCTTATTTATAATTTGTGGATTTGACAGTAAGAACTTTAACACG AGTCGCTTGGATGTGTATCTATCACATAATCCAGCAGGAACTTCTGTTCAAAACATGTTCCATTGGACCCAG GCTGTTAAGTCTGGGAAATTCCAAGCTTATGACTGGGGAAGCCCAGTTCAGAATAGGATGCACTATGATCAG TCCCAACCTCCCTACTACAATGTGACAGCCATGAATGTACCAATTGCAGTGTGGAACGGTGGCAAGGACCTGTTGGCTGACCCCCAAGATGTTGGCCTTTTGCTTCCAAAACTCCCCAATCTTATTTACCACAAGGAGATTCCTTTTTACAATCACTTGGACTTTATCTGGGCAATGGATGCCCCTCAAGAAGTTTACAATGACATTGTTTCTATGATATCAGAAGATAAAAAGTAG